A stretch of [Clostridium] innocuum DNA encodes these proteins:
- the nagB gene encoding glucosamine-6-phosphate deaminase, translated as MKVIVVKDYDAVSKEAFAVMKEVVTNKKDAVLGLATGSSPIGLYKNMIQDHKDNGTSYAQCQSFNLDEYVGIDRNHPESYWTFMHENLFKGIDLPEDKIHVPYGSTKEDCEGYEKAMENVSVDVQVLGIGGNGHIGFNEPGTPFTEETHIVELTEKTRSDNARFFDNDINQVPTHAITMGIATIMKAKKILLVASGANKADAVAAMVNGPVDPACPASVLQNHADVVVVVDEAAAAKLAK; from the coding sequence ATGAAAGTTATTGTAGTGAAAGATTACGATGCAGTAAGCAAAGAAGCATTTGCTGTTATGAAGGAAGTTGTCACAAACAAAAAGGATGCTGTTTTAGGTCTTGCAACAGGCTCCAGTCCGATTGGATTGTACAAGAACATGATTCAGGATCATAAGGACAATGGAACAAGCTATGCACAGTGCCAGTCTTTCAATCTGGATGAATATGTTGGAATTGACAGAAATCACCCGGAATCCTACTGGACATTCATGCATGAAAACCTGTTTAAGGGTATCGACTTACCGGAAGACAAGATTCATGTACCTTATGGAAGTACGAAGGAAGACTGTGAAGGCTATGAAAAGGCTATGGAAAATGTCAGCGTGGACGTACAGGTTCTGGGAATCGGCGGAAACGGACATATCGGATTTAATGAGCCGGGTACACCGTTTACAGAGGAAACGCATATCGTTGAGCTGACAGAAAAAACACGTTCTGATAATGCGCGTTTCTTTGATAATGATATCAATCAGGTGCCGACACATGCAATTACAATGGGAATTGCGACCATCATGAAGGCAAAGAAAATCCTGCTTGTCGCATCCGGCGCAAACAAGGCAGATGCTGTTGCAGCTATGGTCAACGGACCGGTTGATCCGGCATGTCCTGCAAGCGTATTGCAGAATCATGCAGATGTTGTCGTTGTTGTTGATGAGGCAGCAGCTGCTAAATTAGCGAAATAA
- a CDS encoding Cof-type HAD-IIB family hydrolase encodes MAIKLIALDLDGTLLTTQKTIDEETKKRLIKAQEMGISITIATGRDKGGIDFVYEPLELEHRGDNFVAGVNGQIIYDFHKKEYYVDKVLDGNDAKKVMALGMKYNFEVISCCGYDFYDLISKRLKAMKKVRSVVFGRPMDYGFNQGKRNFIPLEDADYEITQDVNKFVLIQTASFFKKHLPHLRRELKDYDLLEVGPAWIEVMPKGVSKASALLRIGKKLGISTEEMMAFGDAENDMEMIKTVKYGIAMGNAMDSLKQAAWDVTDTNDQMGIAKALDKYVFTSGE; translated from the coding sequence ATGGCGATAAAACTGATAGCACTGGATCTGGATGGAACGCTGCTGACCACGCAGAAGACAATTGATGAGGAAACCAAAAAACGTCTGATCAAGGCACAGGAGATGGGGATTTCCATAACGATAGCTACCGGACGGGATAAGGGTGGTATTGATTTTGTATATGAGCCCTTGGAGCTTGAGCACAGAGGTGATAATTTTGTAGCAGGGGTTAACGGACAGATTATTTATGATTTTCATAAAAAGGAATATTATGTGGATAAGGTGCTGGACGGCAATGACGCAAAGAAAGTGATGGCACTGGGAATGAAATATAATTTTGAGGTCATCAGCTGCTGCGGATATGATTTCTATGATTTGATATCCAAGCGTCTGAAGGCAATGAAAAAGGTGCGCAGTGTCGTGTTTGGGCGGCCGATGGATTACGGGTTTAATCAGGGAAAGCGAAATTTCATTCCACTGGAGGATGCAGACTATGAAATTACACAGGATGTGAATAAGTTTGTACTGATACAGACGGCCTCCTTTTTCAAGAAGCACCTGCCGCATCTTCGTAGGGAATTGAAGGATTATGACTTGCTGGAGGTTGGTCCTGCCTGGATTGAGGTTATGCCGAAGGGGGTATCCAAGGCGAGTGCGCTGTTGCGTATTGGAAAGAAGCTGGGAATCTCCACAGAGGAAATGATGGCGTTTGGAGATGCGGAAAATGATATGGAAATGATCAAAACCGTGAAGTACGGCATCGCTATGGGAAATGCTATGGATTCCTTGAAACAGGCAGCATGGGATGTCACCGATACCAATGATCAGATGGGAATCGCGAAGGCGCTGGATAAATATGTATTTACATCAGGGGAGTAA
- the ybaK gene encoding Cys-tRNA(Pro) deacylase yields MKIQKTNAMRILDSKQLSYEVLSYAHGKEAVAGLDVAKQLEENPEQVFKTLVTVANTKEYIVFVIPVAHELHLKKCAKAAGVKSVEMIHVKDINKITGYVRGGCSPIGMKKQFRTFVHESCTGHPTIMFSGGKIGVQIKMQPDELLRLIHAETADLISEA; encoded by the coding sequence ATGAAAATACAGAAAACGAATGCCATGCGTATTCTGGACAGCAAGCAGCTGTCCTATGAAGTGCTGAGCTATGCACATGGAAAAGAGGCTGTTGCAGGTCTTGATGTAGCAAAGCAGCTGGAAGAGAATCCGGAGCAGGTTTTCAAAACACTGGTAACGGTTGCGAACACGAAGGAATATATCGTCTTCGTAATTCCTGTGGCACATGAGCTGCATCTGAAGAAATGCGCAAAGGCTGCCGGTGTAAAATCCGTGGAAATGATTCATGTGAAGGATATTAATAAGATTACAGGCTACGTCCGTGGGGGATGCTCCCCCATCGGTATGAAGAAGCAATTCCGCACCTTTGTACACGAAAGCTGTACAGGGCATCCTACCATAATGTTCAGTGGCGGGAAAATCGGTGTTCAGATCAAAATGCAGCCGGATGAACTGTTAAGACTGATTCATGCGGAAACAGCAGATCTCATCAGTGAAGCTTAG
- a CDS encoding Cof-type HAD-IIB family hydrolase, whose product MIQMIVMDMDGTLLTSDNRISSRTKELLLRVQKQGVRLVLASGRSYCKLMEYAEELHMDAYGGYLLEVNGLILYDLASGKRHIRKQMGRSEMEELFTYFRQWDVEIMAQFDDGLFDYNPESVLKEKAEYRKKHKLSDDYPWTGGAFALLADNRKGYPKIHYINTWEEIDRSINKVSVAYHEDVMAEVSAQAKRDLQDRYWLGLTTPKWLELMPLGITKGSGLTALAEMLDIPMHDVMAFGDGENDIEMLQAAGIGIAMGNAMPEVKAAADEVSSGNNEDGIAEALQKYFTV is encoded by the coding sequence ATGATACAAATGATTGTAATGGATATGGATGGAACACTGCTGACAAGCGATAACAGGATTTCCTCCAGAACCAAGGAGCTGCTGCTGCGTGTGCAGAAGCAGGGGGTACGTCTTGTACTGGCCAGCGGAAGAAGCTATTGCAAGCTTATGGAATATGCCGAAGAGCTGCATATGGATGCCTATGGAGGCTATTTACTGGAGGTCAACGGTTTAATTCTGTATGATCTTGCGAGTGGAAAACGTCATATCCGCAAGCAGATGGGACGCAGTGAAATGGAAGAGCTTTTTACATATTTCCGGCAATGGGATGTTGAAATTATGGCACAGTTTGATGACGGACTGTTTGATTATAATCCGGAAAGTGTCTTAAAGGAAAAAGCGGAATATCGCAAAAAGCACAAGCTTAGTGATGATTACCCGTGGACGGGAGGTGCCTTTGCACTTCTGGCGGATAACAGAAAGGGCTACCCGAAGATTCATTATATCAATACGTGGGAAGAAATTGACCGCAGTATCAACAAGGTGAGTGTTGCCTACCATGAGGATGTCATGGCTGAAGTAAGTGCGCAGGCAAAAAGAGATTTGCAGGATCGTTACTGGCTGGGACTGACAACACCGAAATGGCTGGAGCTGATGCCGCTGGGGATTACAAAGGGAAGTGGTCTGACAGCACTGGCGGAAATGCTGGATATTCCCATGCATGATGTGATGGCATTCGGTGATGGCGAAAATGATATTGAAATGCTGCAGGCGGCAGGTATCGGTATTGCGATGGGGAATGCGATGCCTGAGGTTAAGGCAGCGGCGGATGAGGTTAGTAGCGGCAACAATGAGGATGGAATTGCGGAGGCATTGCAGAAATATTTCACAGTATGA
- the trxA gene encoding thioredoxin, with translation MKVINKAEFEQITKEGVVLVDFFATWCGPCKMLAPVLEELAEDMKGKAEIVKVDVDQEGDLAMKFGIMSVPTMIVFKNGEAVKQISGYQPKTQLANILNQLL, from the coding sequence ATGAAAGTTATAAATAAAGCAGAATTTGAACAAATAACAAAAGAGGGTGTAGTCCTGGTAGATTTCTTTGCGACCTGGTGCGGGCCATGCAAAATGCTGGCTCCGGTACTGGAGGAGCTGGCAGAGGATATGAAGGGCAAAGCGGAAATAGTCAAGGTTGATGTTGATCAGGAAGGTGATCTGGCAATGAAGTTTGGTATCATGTCGGTTCCTACCATGATCGTATTCAAGAACGGAGAAGCAGTAAAGCAGATTTCCGGCTATCAGCCAAAGACACAGCTTGCAAATATACTGAATCAGCTGCTGTAA
- a CDS encoding DUF554 domain-containing protein → MGTVINAAAVIIGGMIGMLVKGGLPLRVRDLLMRSLGLCTLFIGISGAISAMMQVDGTRLQANGTLLLICSLGIGAVAGELLRLEDRMEGLAHRLQSMVKSRDDKFVEGFVSNALVICVGAMAVVGALQDGLTHDASMLITKAILDGIISMVFASALGIGVVFAAVPLFLYQGAITILAGTLSPLFSDTLIRNLSLVGNALIFGVGINLFFGKQMKIGNLLPALLIPVVWEALQYLVSGMR, encoded by the coding sequence ATGGGAACAGTAATCAATGCAGCTGCCGTGATTATCGGAGGGATGATCGGTATGCTGGTTAAGGGGGGACTACCGCTTCGTGTACGCGATTTGCTCATGCGCTCACTTGGTCTATGCACATTGTTTATCGGTATCAGCGGAGCGATAAGCGCTATGATGCAAGTGGATGGTACACGCCTGCAGGCGAACGGTACACTACTGCTGATTTGCTCACTGGGGATTGGTGCAGTTGCCGGAGAGCTGTTACGTTTGGAAGATCGCATGGAGGGGCTGGCTCATCGTCTTCAAAGTATGGTAAAAAGCAGGGACGATAAATTTGTGGAAGGATTTGTGAGTAATGCGCTTGTCATCTGTGTCGGAGCGATGGCTGTTGTGGGAGCATTGCAGGATGGACTGACACACGATGCCTCCATGCTGATTACAAAGGCGATTCTCGATGGTATCATATCCATGGTTTTTGCTTCTGCCCTTGGAATTGGCGTAGTTTTTGCGGCCGTTCCGCTTTTTCTGTATCAGGGAGCCATCACCATTCTAGCCGGAACCCTTTCTCCGTTGTTCAGTGATACGCTCATCCGGAATCTCTCACTGGTCGGAAATGCACTGATTTTTGGTGTTGGAATCAATTTGTTTTTCGGTAAACAGATGAAAATAGGTAATCTGCTGCCGGCATTGCTAATACCGGTTGTCTGGGAAGCACTGCAATATCTTGTATCCGGTATGAGATAA
- a CDS encoding MFS transporter yields the protein MNNMKQTIKDLHVFLVLWSTQACSQLGSSMTSFALVIWSLQQSGSAMVSAMLSICSYTPYVIFGLFAGSLCDRWDKKKTMLICDSLAAGSTLVISILLLQGTLEIWHLYILNAVNGCMNTLQQPSSEVAITLLTPKKQYARAGALRMFSNSLNTLLVPVFATSVYALFGMQTILLIDLISFSVAFTALAFFIRLPAVEAVSAIEKQSLLNGVKSGLHWLRENRGVLDLILYLAAINLVASTLDAALPYMLLMREGGSEAVLGVVNTCMGLANLAGSLVLMLKPTRHQRVRLIHNALLISMGTESFFLALGREPFVWCLGAFLGWLFIPAMNTNMDVLLREHIPLDMQGRVYAARNSLQFFTIPAGYFLGGALIDYILEPFMAAQGASSLLGRAIGVGEGSGAALLFLLLGFAGIAICLLFRRDSNIWSLETIDEQHK from the coding sequence ATGAACAATATGAAACAAACAATAAAAGACCTGCATGTTTTTCTTGTACTCTGGAGTACGCAGGCATGCTCGCAGCTTGGAAGCTCTATGACGAGCTTTGCACTTGTCATATGGAGTCTGCAACAATCCGGAAGTGCTATGGTCAGCGCGATGCTTTCCATCTGTTCGTACACCCCCTATGTGATATTCGGCCTGTTTGCCGGATCCCTGTGTGATCGCTGGGATAAAAAGAAGACAATGCTGATCTGTGATAGTCTGGCTGCTGGCTCAACCCTTGTAATCAGTATCCTGCTGTTACAGGGAACGCTGGAGATATGGCATTTGTATATTCTGAATGCTGTAAACGGATGTATGAATACGCTGCAGCAGCCCTCCAGTGAAGTGGCGATTACTCTGCTGACTCCGAAGAAGCAGTATGCCAGAGCAGGCGCTCTGCGGATGTTTTCCAATTCATTGAACACACTGCTGGTTCCCGTTTTCGCAACCTCTGTTTATGCGTTGTTCGGTATGCAGACAATCCTGCTGATTGATCTGATCAGCTTCAGCGTCGCCTTTACAGCCCTGGCCTTCTTCATACGGCTGCCTGCTGTAGAAGCGGTGTCCGCTATAGAAAAACAATCTCTTCTGAACGGCGTAAAAAGCGGTCTTCACTGGCTGAGAGAAAATCGCGGTGTTCTGGACCTGATCCTGTATCTGGCTGCGATAAATCTGGTAGCCTCCACCCTGGATGCTGCACTGCCTTATATGCTGCTGATGCGCGAGGGTGGCAGTGAAGCTGTGCTGGGGGTAGTGAATACCTGTATGGGACTGGCAAATCTTGCCGGAAGTCTTGTTCTGATGCTGAAGCCGACGAGGCATCAACGTGTGCGATTGATTCACAATGCCCTGCTGATCAGCATGGGAACCGAAAGCTTTTTTCTGGCATTGGGCAGAGAACCCTTTGTATGGTGTCTGGGGGCATTTCTCGGCTGGCTGTTTATCCCGGCAATGAATACGAATATGGATGTGCTGCTGCGTGAACATATACCGCTTGATATGCAGGGAAGAGTGTATGCCGCTAGAAATTCTCTTCAATTCTTCACCATACCGGCAGGATATTTTCTGGGTGGTGCCCTTATAGATTATATCCTTGAGCCCTTCATGGCGGCACAGGGAGCATCCTCCCTGCTTGGACGTGCAATCGGTGTAGGCGAAGGAAGCGGTGCAGCTCTTCTGTTTCTACTGCTGGGATTTGCGGGTATCGCGATTTGCCTGCTGTTTCGAAGAGACTCAAACATCTGGTCTTTGGAAACAATAGATGAACAACATAAGTAA
- a CDS encoding cold-shock protein — translation MSTGKVKWFNADKGYGFITTDAGQDLFVHYSEIQTSGFRTLEEGAKVNFEINTNDRGDHAANVTVI, via the coding sequence ATGAGTACAGGTAAAGTAAAATGGTTTAATGCAGACAAAGGATACGGATTTATCACAACAGACGCTGGTCAGGATCTGTTTGTACACTATTCTGAAATCCAGACTTCCGGATTCCGCACACTGGAAGAGGGAGCAAAGGTTAACTTCGAGATCAATACAAACGATCGCGGAGATCACGCTGCAAACGTAACTGTAATTTAA
- a CDS encoding DEAD/DEAH box helicase, protein MTTFNELQISSEVMKAVEEMGYENATDIQAQSIPLIMEGKDVLGRSNTGTGKTAAFGIPAIEKVCQGTRYPNALIICPTRELVTQVATELRKFSKYKEGVKIVPIYGGQPIDRQIQLLKRGCGIVVGTPGRIMDHLNRRTLKLDNTNMVILDEADEMLNMGFKEDIEEILSMMPEGNEHQTILFSATWPAEILRITKEFQNDPVRVEIKSAQRTIDTVEQIYYDAPRGKKANALRVLLSHYDPDLCMIFCNTKKMVDELCDELNKHNIKAISLHGDMKQEFRSRVMEQFRSGNYPILIATDVAARGIDVDDIDLVVNFDIPQDNEYYIHRVGRTGRAGKKGLAITLVSGGKQRAGIRDIIRYTKTNIVRHALPTCAQMMEANRNAFVAKVKEACDEGITEESMEIANELMAEGIALENIISALISMTYKNEIIDIEADEDVKRYASAFDAITLKFNVGRNNGVQPGNIVAAIIEESGLNGKAIGRIDVRKDFTLVDVEASKVDAVLSNMQRSHIRGVEVMVEIDSAPKRKNSSRSNGRGTGGGYNKGGRSRSYDNSASSSQRRPSRRASGSHDKSVRKSRKEK, encoded by the coding sequence ATGACAACATTTAATGAATTACAGATCAGCAGCGAGGTAATGAAGGCTGTTGAAGAAATGGGATATGAAAATGCAACCGATATTCAGGCACAATCCATTCCGCTTATTATGGAGGGCAAGGATGTGCTTGGTCGTTCAAATACAGGAACAGGTAAAACTGCTGCATTCGGTATCCCGGCGATTGAGAAAGTATGTCAGGGAACAAGATATCCGAACGCACTGATCATCTGTCCAACAAGAGAGCTGGTCACCCAGGTGGCTACCGAGCTTAGAAAATTTTCAAAGTACAAGGAAGGCGTTAAGATCGTTCCGATTTACGGAGGTCAGCCGATTGACCGTCAGATTCAGCTGTTGAAACGAGGCTGCGGTATCGTTGTCGGTACACCGGGCCGTATCATGGATCATTTGAACCGCCGTACACTGAAGCTGGATAATACCAATATGGTAATTCTGGATGAAGCGGATGAGATGCTGAACATGGGCTTTAAGGAAGATATTGAAGAAATCCTGTCCATGATGCCGGAGGGCAACGAGCATCAGACCATTCTGTTCTCGGCTACATGGCCTGCGGAAATTCTGCGTATCACCAAGGAATTCCAGAATGACCCGGTACGTGTGGAAATTAAGTCTGCACAGCGTACTATTGATACAGTAGAGCAGATTTATTATGATGCACCGCGTGGAAAAAAAGCAAATGCTTTACGTGTGCTGCTGTCTCATTACGATCCGGATTTGTGCATGATTTTCTGTAATACGAAGAAAATGGTAGATGAATTGTGTGATGAGCTGAATAAGCACAACATCAAAGCGATTTCTCTGCATGGGGATATGAAGCAGGAGTTCCGCTCCCGTGTTATGGAGCAGTTCCGTTCCGGAAATTATCCGATTCTGATCGCCACGGATGTCGCAGCCCGCGGAATCGACGTGGATGATATTGATCTGGTTGTGAATTTTGATATTCCACAGGATAATGAATATTACATCCATCGTGTCGGACGTACCGGAAGAGCCGGCAAGAAAGGTCTTGCTATCACTCTGGTAAGCGGTGGAAAGCAGCGTGCGGGAATCCGTGACATCATTCGTTATACGAAAACCAATATTGTCCGTCATGCGCTGCCAACCTGTGCACAGATGATGGAAGCCAACCGCAATGCTTTTGTTGCAAAGGTAAAGGAAGCATGCGATGAGGGCATTACTGAAGAAAGCATGGAGATTGCAAATGAACTGATGGCAGAGGGAATTGCTCTGGAAAACATTATTTCTGCATTGATTTCCATGACCTACAAGAATGAAATCATCGATATTGAAGCGGATGAGGATGTGAAGCGTTATGCATCTGCATTTGATGCTATCACGTTGAAATTCAATGTCGGAAGAAACAATGGTGTACAGCCGGGTAATATCGTTGCGGCAATCATTGAGGAATCCGGACTGAATGGAAAAGCCATCGGGCGTATTGATGTACGCAAGGATTTCACCCTGGTGGATGTGGAAGCCAGCAAGGTGGATGCAGTATTGAGCAATATGCAGCGCAGTCATATCCGCGGTGTGGAAGTCATGGTGGAAATCGACAGTGCGCCGAAGCGCAAAAACAGCAGCCGTTCCAATGGAAGAGGAACCGGAGGCGGTTATAATAAAGGCGGACGCAGCAGAAGCTATGATAACAGTGCTTCTTCTTCACAGCGTCGTCCAAGCAGACGAGCATCCGGAAGTCATGACAAGAGTGTTCGTAAGAGCAGAAAAGAGAAATAA
- a CDS encoding mechanosensitive ion channel family protein, translated as MFDIVKDIDQWGKGSLFKYGFLQSLVIMLIFLLCAWLCKRAINRWIRKKEIVNAKFVMRIVKITLYTIAIYGCLSLLTPFESVLGKIWGSAGIIAVVLGLAAQESMGNFVNGLLITTFKPFKIGDLVKVNNGEYEGYVVDISLRDTVIRTYENTKVIIPNSTMNKAVLENVSLTNHTKGNFLSLDIAYESDLDKAMNIMKEEIIRHPAYVDPRTEEDMRNHVEPVIVRLTSFNDSSLTLRATVYSRDNSEGFAMLSDLRIAIKKRFDQEGIEFPYPHRTITYKE; from the coding sequence ATGTTTGACATAGTAAAGGATATAGATCAATGGGGGAAGGGTTCCCTATTCAAATACGGCTTCCTGCAATCCCTTGTCATTATGCTGATATTTCTGTTATGTGCCTGGCTGTGCAAACGGGCAATCAACCGCTGGATCCGTAAAAAGGAAATTGTAAATGCGAAGTTTGTTATGCGCATTGTTAAAATCACTCTGTACACCATAGCCATATACGGCTGTTTATCTCTGCTGACTCCTTTTGAAAGTGTCCTTGGTAAAATCTGGGGAAGTGCAGGTATCATCGCAGTGGTATTAGGTCTTGCGGCCCAGGAATCCATGGGCAACTTTGTAAACGGATTGTTGATTACCACCTTCAAGCCGTTTAAAATCGGCGATCTGGTAAAGGTCAATAACGGAGAATATGAAGGCTACGTGGTGGATATCTCCCTTCGAGATACGGTGATAAGAACCTACGAAAACACAAAGGTTATCATTCCTAACAGCACCATGAACAAAGCCGTTCTGGAAAATGTAAGTCTGACCAATCACACAAAAGGTAATTTTCTATCACTGGACATCGCTTATGAAAGTGATTTGGATAAGGCGATGAATATCATGAAGGAAGAAATCATACGGCATCCCGCTTATGTGGATCCCCGCACAGAGGAGGATATGCGAAACCATGTGGAGCCGGTTATCGTTCGTCTTACCTCCTTCAACGATTCTTCCCTGACCCTGCGTGCCACCGTATACTCGCGTGATAATTCAGAAGGCTTTGCCATGCTGTCTGATCTGCGCATCGCAATTAAAAAACGCTTTGATCAGGAAGGCATTGAATTCCCCTATCCGCACCGTACGATTACCTATAAAGAATAA
- a CDS encoding ATP-binding cassette domain-containing protein, with amino-acid sequence MLSLNVQKVTKNYGKTVAVRDMSFVLQPGVYGIIGPNGAGKSTLLQMITTNLTQYEGTISYCGDEIKKMGSTYRNILGYMPQITTGYGDFTAKQFLYYMAALKGIKKEEAEQKIKALSSILNLDTYLNRKIKAYSGGMKQRLFFLQALLNDPKVLVLDEPTAGLDPLERIRLRNYISTIAKDKIVLIATHVMQDIETIAKEILFIKEGNLLFEGSITELIERLKGRVQETLIAEDVWEEFQRTHKITRSLRLDTVFHVRYIVDEVGESSVLPSLEDAYLYYMG; translated from the coding sequence ATGTTATCGTTAAATGTTCAAAAGGTGACGAAGAATTATGGGAAAACGGTAGCCGTACGTGATATGAGCTTTGTGCTGCAACCGGGGGTTTATGGTATTATTGGACCGAATGGCGCAGGGAAAAGTACGCTATTACAAATGATTACAACGAATTTAACGCAATATGAAGGTACAATTTCTTATTGTGGAGATGAAATAAAAAAGATGGGCTCTACCTATCGCAATATTCTTGGCTATATGCCGCAAATAACAACGGGATACGGCGATTTTACTGCGAAGCAGTTTTTGTATTATATGGCAGCACTAAAAGGAATAAAGAAAGAGGAAGCGGAACAAAAGATAAAGGCATTAAGCAGTATACTTAACCTTGATACTTATCTGAACCGGAAAATTAAGGCCTACTCCGGAGGGATGAAGCAACGGTTATTTTTCCTGCAGGCGTTATTAAATGATCCAAAGGTACTGGTCCTCGATGAACCGACGGCAGGCTTGGATCCATTGGAGAGAATACGGTTGCGTAATTATATTTCTACGATTGCAAAAGATAAGATAGTTTTAATAGCAACGCATGTTATGCAGGATATTGAGACGATTGCAAAAGAAATTTTATTCATAAAGGAAGGGAATCTGTTATTCGAAGGTAGTATAACGGAGTTGATTGAACGCTTAAAGGGTAGGGTACAGGAAACATTGATTGCTGAAGATGTATGGGAGGAATTTCAGAGAACACATAAAATTACAAGGTCATTGCGTTTGGATACTGTATTTCATGTACGCTATATAGTTGATGAAGTCGGTGAAAGCTCTGTTCTCCCCTCACTTGAAGATGCTTATCTGTATTATATGGGATAA
- a CDS encoding AAA family ATPase, giving the protein MSSILQKTRYVVYRRIGAARPRRDTPFIEAHTQGFYKEVSGALSALLHTALKTSDDLQFAILTGIQRVAKENTRKAGRGLFSDLNNLLVCTVKDKEYAEYFGFTKNEVKDLLAYYDLKYTDEVRALYDGYNMGGVDIFNPWSIINYAERKVLMPYWVNTSSNKMIKVAMKDCDASFKEGYEELIRIGTVRTLVNFETSFYELKETSSLWGLFAPQAGSA; this is encoded by the coding sequence ATGTCATCAATATTACAAAAAACGCGTTATGTTGTTTATAGACGAATAGGCGCTGCCCGCCCAAGGCGTGACACACCGTTTATTGAAGCCCATACACAGGGATTTTATAAAGAAGTGAGCGGTGCCTTATCAGCACTCCTGCATACGGCTTTGAAAACAAGTGATGATTTACAATTTGCTATATTGACAGGCATACAGCGCGTTGCGAAAGAGAATACGCGTAAGGCGGGCAGAGGCCTTTTTTCTGATTTAAATAATCTGCTTGTATGTACAGTAAAGGATAAAGAATATGCAGAATACTTTGGATTTACAAAGAATGAGGTAAAAGACTTGTTAGCATATTATGATTTGAAGTATACGGATGAAGTACGCGCATTATATGACGGTTATAATATGGGAGGCGTAGACATTTTTAATCCCTGGTCCATTATCAATTACGCGGAACGTAAAGTATTGATGCCTTACTGGGTGAATACCAGTTCTAATAAAATGATAAAAGTGGCAATGAAAGATTGTGATGCTTCATTTAAAGAGGGATATGAAGAATTAATAAGGATCGGAACAGTTAGAACACTTGTAAATTTCGAAACATCTTTTTATGAGCTAAAGGAAACAAGCAGTTTATGGGGGCTGTTTGCGCCTCAGGCGGGCAGTGCCTGA